The following are encoded in a window of Hypomesus transpacificus isolate Combined female unplaced genomic scaffold, fHypTra1 scaffold_504, whole genome shotgun sequence genomic DNA:
- the LOC124465447 gene encoding uncharacterized protein LOC124465447 — MEDLGYMCSLENPGLEPSLTVLSAAGGGHVTSPAPPLTSFYDTHTAFCAEEVKLQDIDMRPRLDYYPFCEQSGIDLDVHSKLESKEKHDLQFLTNGVMFEIRKYVRRNIKKKAYSYFLYDILDYNFDMSFHNEKRYFFTKRLGFDVKRLAKTYYRDMASNPNHATDVFALYSKMPKERKKKETVNQPARKSERISKEKTCQLSSFERTNPYTDGTAGVGQMDDLGYMCSLENPGLEPSLTILSAAGGGHVSSPAAPLTSSYDTHTALCAGKVKLKYNNNMSVGQMDDLGYMCSLENPGLEALLTEQANVS, encoded by the exons ATGGAGGACCTAGGCTACATGTGCTCACTGGAGAACCCTGGTCTTGAACCTTCACTTACAGTCTtgtctgctgctggtggtggacaCGTAAcgtctcctgcccctcccctgacATCATTTTATGACACTCACACTGCCTTTTGTGCTGAAGAAGTGAAGCTGCAAGACATAGATATGAGGCCAAGGCTTGATTACTATCCATTTTGTGAACAATCAGGCATAGACCTTGATGTACATTCTAAGTTGGAATCCAAAGAAAAACATGATTTGCAGTTTCTAACGAATGGTGTGATGTTCGAGATCCGAAAATATGTTAGAAGAAACATAAAAAAGAAGGCCTATTCATACTTTCTATATGACATTTTGGATTACAACTTTGATATGAGTTTCCACAATGAGAAGCGGTATTTCTTTACCAAACGATTAGGGTTTGATGTTAAACGACTGGCGAAAACATATTACCGTGACATGGCAAGCAATCCAAATCATGCAACTGACGTTTTTGCACTGTACTCAAAAAtgccaaaagaaagaaaaaaaaaggagacAGTTAATCAACCTGCAAGAAAGTCTGAGAGAATTTCCAAGGAGAAGACCTGTCAATTGAGCAGCTTTGAAAGGACCAACCCATATACAGATGGAACTGCAGGTGTTGGCCAAATGGATGACCTAGGCTACATGTGCTCACTGGAGAATCCTGGTCTTGAACCTTCACTTACAATCCTgtctgctgctggtggaggaCATGTATCCTCTCCTGCCGCTCCCCTGACATCATCTTATGACACTCATACTGCCTTGTGTGCTGGAAAAGTGAAACTGAAATACAATAACAATATGAG TGTTGGCCAAATGGATGACCTAGGCTACATGTGCTCACTGGAGAATCCTGGTCTTGAAGCTTTGCTTACAGAGCAAGCCAATGTGTCATGA